Proteins from one Sylvia atricapilla isolate bSylAtr1 chromosome 1, bSylAtr1.pri, whole genome shotgun sequence genomic window:
- the CMTM6 gene encoding CKLF-like MARVEL transmembrane domain-containing protein 6, protein MENGAVYNETTEPQAPRRPLFGCTLRRLWGWRLPVKLVQTIFSFVAVLCEEIVDNCITCGGLYFFEFISCSAFLLSLLILCVYCTDLYQSLGKDKVQKLNFWAVPIIGVSFLLASIVFSATCSGSAVEKAACAFGFLASFAFAAEFGIEFYHRRKQNTGRRPQNPGNTPSAKKSENQPLNKQRR, encoded by the exons atGGAGAACGGCGCTGTCTACAACGAAACCACGGAACCTCAGgcgccccgccgccccctctTCGGCTGCACCCTGCGGCGCCTGTGGGGATGGCGGCTGCCGGTCAAGCTGGTCCAGACG attttctcttttgtggCTGTTCTTTGTGAAGAAATTGTGGACAATTGCATCACCTGTGGTGGACTTTACTTCTTTGAATTCATAAGCTGCAGTGCCTTTCTTTTGAGCCTCCtgattctgtgtgtgtattGCACGGATTTGTATCAATCACTGGGGAAAGATAAAGTGCAGAAACTG aATTTTTGGGCTGTGCCAATCATAGGTGTCTCGTTTCTGTTAGCATCAATAGTGTTTTCTGCaacctgctctggctctgctgttGAAAAAGCTGCATGT GCATTTGGATTTCTGGCAAGTTTTGCATTTGCAGCTGAATTTGGTATAGAGTTCTATCACAGGCGAAAACAAAACACTGGCAGACGCCCTCAAAATCCTGGTAACACTCCAAGTgccaaaaaatcagaaaatcagcCATTGAATAAACAAAGAAGATAA